From Streptomyces sp. Edi4, one genomic window encodes:
- a CDS encoding lytic polysaccharide monooxygenase: protein MRKKQRLGAAVVGLAVAGASLLATGSASSHGYTDQPISRQKLCANGTVEDCGDIQWEPQSVEGPKGFPAAGPADGTICAGGNSRFAELDDPRGGAGWPTTQLTGGQTYTFRWQFTARHATTDFRYYLTKQGWDPTQRLTRAALDTRPFLTVPYGDKQPPATVSHQGTIPTGRTGHQLIVAVWTIADTGNAFYACSDVQF, encoded by the coding sequence ATGCGAAAGAAGCAGCGGCTCGGTGCCGCTGTGGTGGGGCTCGCCGTCGCCGGCGCGTCCCTGCTCGCGACCGGAAGCGCGAGCAGCCACGGTTACACCGACCAGCCCATCAGCCGGCAGAAGCTGTGCGCCAACGGCACGGTCGAGGACTGCGGTGACATCCAGTGGGAGCCGCAGTCCGTCGAGGGCCCCAAGGGCTTCCCGGCGGCCGGACCCGCCGACGGCACGATCTGCGCGGGCGGCAACAGCAGGTTCGCCGAACTGGACGACCCGCGCGGCGGCGCCGGCTGGCCCACGACGCAGCTGACGGGAGGTCAGACCTACACCTTCCGCTGGCAGTTCACCGCCCGCCACGCGACGACCGACTTCCGTTACTACCTCACCAAGCAGGGCTGGGACCCGACCCAGCGGCTCACCCGGGCCGCGCTCGACACCCGGCCCTTCCTCACCGTGCCCTACGGCGACAAGCAGCCACCGGCCACGGTCTCCCACCAGGGGACCATCCCCACCGGCCGGACCGGGCATCAGCTGATCGTCGCCGTGTGGACGATCGCGGACACGGGCAACGCCTTCTACGCCTGCTCGGACGTACAGTTCTGA
- the ehuC gene encoding ectoine/hydroxyectoine ABC transporter permease subunit EhuC, which yields MTAGLWQHWVLPGIWITVQLTLYSAALAAVVAFGVGMARTHRSRAVRFFAAAYTEIFRGTSALVLMFWLFFVLPPLAGWQLVPMWAAVLALGLSYGAYGAEIVRGALNAVAPAQREAGIALSLTPWQRMRLVLLPQAVPEMIPPFCNLLVELLKGTALVSLLGVGDVSFAAYLVRLATQDSAGIYTVTLVIYFVLAFGLTRGMKALERRTKANLGVSVK from the coding sequence ATGACGGCGGGACTGTGGCAGCACTGGGTGCTGCCGGGAATCTGGATCACGGTCCAACTCACCCTCTACAGCGCCGCGTTGGCGGCCGTCGTCGCCTTCGGTGTGGGTATGGCTCGCACCCACCGCTCCCGCGCGGTGCGCTTCTTCGCGGCCGCGTACACGGAGATCTTCCGGGGCACCTCGGCGCTGGTCCTGATGTTCTGGCTGTTCTTCGTGCTGCCGCCGCTCGCGGGCTGGCAGCTGGTCCCGATGTGGGCGGCGGTGCTCGCGCTCGGCCTGTCCTACGGGGCGTACGGAGCGGAGATCGTGCGCGGCGCCCTGAACGCGGTGGCACCCGCCCAGCGTGAGGCGGGCATCGCGCTCAGCCTGACCCCCTGGCAGCGGATGCGGCTCGTGCTGCTGCCGCAGGCGGTGCCGGAGATGATCCCGCCGTTCTGCAACCTGCTGGTCGAACTGCTCAAGGGGACCGCGCTCGTCTCCCTGCTCGGGGTGGGCGACGTGTCGTTCGCGGCGTATCTGGTGCGGCTCGCGACGCAGGACAGCGCGGGGATCTACACCGTGACGCTGGTCATCTACTTCGTGCTCGCCTTCGGCCTGACCCGGGGGATGAAGGCGCTGGAGCGGCGCACCAAGGCGAATCTGGGGGTGAGCGTCAAGTGA
- the ehuD gene encoding ectoine/hydroxyectoine ABC transporter permease subunit EhuD, whose product MNWDWSAVWDFMPRFGDGVLTTLKVLALGSLISFSLGLVWALAFRAPTRFVRWPVNLITEFIRTTPLLVQLFFLFFVLPEWGVKFSALTTGILAIGLHYSTYTAQVYRAGIDAVPKGQWEAATALSLPAHRTWLAVILPQAVRRIAPALGNYVISMLKDTPLLAGISVLEMLQQSRLAGASTFQYTEPLTVVGVAFILIAYPASLFVRALERRLVR is encoded by the coding sequence GTGAACTGGGACTGGTCCGCCGTCTGGGACTTCATGCCGCGTTTCGGGGACGGCGTGCTCACCACGCTGAAGGTCCTCGCGCTCGGCTCCCTCATCTCCTTCTCCCTCGGCCTGGTGTGGGCGCTCGCCTTCCGCGCGCCGACCCGTTTCGTGCGCTGGCCGGTCAACCTGATCACGGAGTTCATCCGCACCACCCCGCTGCTTGTGCAGCTGTTCTTCCTGTTCTTCGTGCTGCCGGAGTGGGGCGTGAAGTTCTCCGCCCTGACCACCGGCATCCTCGCCATCGGCCTGCACTACTCCACGTACACCGCGCAGGTCTACCGGGCCGGCATCGACGCCGTGCCCAAGGGCCAGTGGGAGGCGGCGACCGCGCTGAGCCTGCCCGCGCACCGCACCTGGCTCGCGGTGATCCTGCCCCAGGCCGTCCGCCGCATCGCGCCGGCGCTCGGCAACTACGTCATCTCCATGCTGAAGGACACGCCGCTGCTCGCCGGCATCAGCGTCCTGGAGATGTTGCAGCAGTCCCGTCTGGCGGGGGCGAGCACCTTCCAGTACACCGAGCCGCTGACCGTGGTCGGCGTCGCCTTCATCCTCATCGCCTATCCGGCTTCGCTGTTCGTACGAGCCCTGGAGCGCCGCCTTGTCCGCTGA
- a CDS encoding peptidoglycan-binding protein: MEASTPGPVFEDYEPPGDCGCPGCADGRRRQLLPVRDGGHPGAHGGARRALVAATAASMVLGAATAAAAAPLPGPEGPGANRAADPGPPTQQGATSGLHGAPGHGANSDKPRPTTRAEIIDRAKVWVAAAVPYDMEAYWTDGYRQDCSGYVSMAWDLGTNEWTGSLAKFGVRVTRDELQPGDILLFHNPADPTKGSHVVIFGGWTDQTHTYYTAYEQTPPNARSQTTPYAYWKNSSRYVPYRYKGIKVSAPATPVVAPTTPAVPAKPTTTTPTAPTTPTTPPTSTTPAAPTTPTAPTAPAAPTTPAAPATPTTPATSATPTAPSAPASATPAAPAKLSTALPATPTQPVAPAATSPTSAAATAPTTPGVAAKPDATATPAGTGVKKESGAGGAVFPGSDKFGPGAENPHVTRLGRMLVRRGGKRFYGEGPGPRWGIADRNATRAFQEAQGWSGADADGIPGAATWSLLVRGTGRNIPADQGGLPALDAADTAQTARPASWTQAPAYPGPGLFRPGQSSPYVTRLGRQLVRKGFGAYYTDGPGPRWGEADRRNVEAFQRAQGWRGAEADGYPGPETWRRLFA, from the coding sequence ATGGAAGCCAGTACACCCGGGCCGGTGTTCGAGGACTACGAGCCCCCCGGGGACTGCGGCTGCCCCGGCTGCGCGGACGGGCGGCGCAGGCAGCTGCTCCCGGTACGCGACGGCGGCCATCCGGGGGCGCACGGCGGTGCCCGCCGCGCGCTGGTGGCGGCCACCGCGGCCTCGATGGTGCTCGGCGCGGCCACGGCCGCCGCGGCCGCGCCCCTGCCCGGACCCGAGGGACCCGGCGCGAACAGGGCCGCCGATCCCGGGCCGCCCACCCAGCAGGGCGCCACCAGCGGACTGCACGGCGCGCCCGGCCACGGCGCGAACTCCGACAAGCCGCGCCCCACCACCCGGGCCGAGATCATCGACCGGGCCAAGGTGTGGGTGGCCGCGGCGGTGCCGTACGACATGGAGGCGTACTGGACGGACGGGTACCGCCAGGACTGCTCGGGCTATGTCTCGATGGCGTGGGACCTCGGCACCAACGAGTGGACGGGGAGCCTGGCGAAGTTCGGGGTGCGGGTGACCCGCGACGAGCTCCAGCCCGGCGACATCCTGCTCTTCCACAACCCCGCCGACCCCACCAAGGGCTCCCACGTCGTGATCTTCGGCGGCTGGACCGACCAGACGCACACCTATTACACGGCCTACGAACAGACCCCGCCGAACGCCCGGTCCCAGACCACCCCGTACGCGTACTGGAAGAACTCCAGCAGATACGTGCCCTACCGCTACAAGGGGATCAAGGTGAGCGCCCCCGCGACGCCGGTCGTCGCCCCCACCACACCGGCCGTCCCCGCCAAGCCGACGACAACCACGCCCACGGCGCCCACTACGCCGACTACGCCGCCTACCTCGACTACGCCCGCAGCGCCTACTACGCCCACGGCACCCACCGCGCCTGCCGCGCCCACCACTCCCGCCGCCCCCGCCACCCCCACCACTCCCGCTACCTCCGCCACGCCCACCGCGCCCAGCGCCCCCGCGAGCGCCACCCCCGCTGCCCCCGCCAAACTCAGCACCGCGCTGCCCGCCACCCCCACGCAGCCCGTCGCTCCCGCCGCCACGTCTCCCACGAGCGCCGCCGCCACCGCCCCGACCACCCCCGGCGTCGCCGCCAAGCCCGACGCCACCGCCACGCCGGCCGGCACCGGCGTCAAGAAGGAGAGCGGCGCGGGCGGTGCGGTCTTCCCCGGGTCGGACAAGTTCGGGCCGGGCGCCGAGAACCCGCACGTCACCCGGCTCGGCCGGATGCTGGTACGGCGCGGCGGCAAACGCTTCTACGGCGAGGGACCCGGGCCGCGCTGGGGGATCGCCGACCGGAACGCAACCCGCGCCTTCCAGGAGGCACAGGGCTGGAGCGGCGCCGACGCCGACGGCATCCCCGGGGCGGCCACCTGGTCGCTGCTGGTGCGCGGGACCGGCCGGAACATCCCCGCCGACCAGGGCGGGCTCCCCGCACTCGACGCCGCGGACACCGCGCAGACGGCGCGGCCCGCCTCCTGGACGCAGGCCCCCGCCTACCCGGGCCCCGGCCTCTTCCGTCCCGGGCAGAGCAGCCCGTACGTCACCCGGCTCGGCCGGCAGCTCGTGCGCAAGGGCTTCGGCGCGTACTACACCGACGGTCCCGGACCGCGCTGGGGCGAGGCGGACCGGCGCAACGTCGAGGCGTTCCAGCGCGCGCAGGGCTGGCGCGGCGCGGAGGCCGACGGCTATCCCGGCCCCGAGACCTGGCGGCGGCTCTTCGCATGA
- a CDS encoding IclR family transcriptional regulator C-terminal domain-containing protein yields the protein MALKPEPTAPFHSVHYVLRVLEAISRHGGGVTDVQIARETGLPTAHLASMLLMLRREGYVEQVADGAYVIGDSMVLLGSGAARKEALESKIQDTLMSLRDSVGAAVYISRYIDGEVKITQYADGPCAPKVNEWVDFKSAAHASAVGKCLLTQLDQNGRRDHLSRHKIARLTSRTITSEKVLFSKLDSQPATVPVLDLQEYAVGTVCAAVPLTAGSAVGCLALSLPIEHAHRLRAAAATLNRRAAPVVLSLAI from the coding sequence GTGGCGCTGAAGCCGGAGCCGACCGCGCCGTTCCACTCGGTGCACTACGTCCTGCGCGTCCTGGAGGCGATTTCCCGGCACGGCGGGGGCGTCACCGATGTCCAGATCGCGCGCGAGACGGGTCTGCCCACCGCCCATCTGGCCTCCATGCTCCTGATGCTGCGCCGCGAGGGCTATGTGGAGCAGGTGGCCGACGGCGCGTATGTGATCGGCGATTCGATGGTGCTGCTCGGTTCGGGCGCCGCCCGCAAGGAAGCGCTTGAGTCCAAGATCCAGGACACCCTCATGTCGCTGCGCGACTCGGTGGGCGCGGCGGTCTACATCAGCCGCTACATCGACGGCGAAGTGAAGATCACCCAGTACGCGGACGGGCCGTGCGCGCCGAAGGTCAACGAGTGGGTCGACTTCAAGTCGGCGGCGCACGCGAGCGCGGTCGGCAAGTGCCTGCTGACCCAGCTCGACCAGAACGGCCGCCGGGACCACCTCTCGCGCCACAAGATCGCCCGGCTGACCTCGCGCACGATCACCAGCGAGAAGGTCCTGTTCTCCAAGCTCGACAGCCAGCCCGCCACGGTGCCCGTCCTCGACCTCCAGGAGTACGCGGTGGGCACGGTCTGCGCCGCCGTTCCGCTGACCGCCGGATCCGCCGTGGGCTGCCTCGCCCTGTCCCTGCCGATCGAGCACGCTCACCGGCTGCGCGCGGCGGCTGCCACCCTCAACCGCCGGGCCGCCCCGGTGGTGCTCTCGCTGGCCATCTGA
- a CDS encoding SPFH domain-containing protein, whose amino-acid sequence MSMQTPTQTPTQTPTQTPTQTPTQAPAQTPAQAPAQAPAQGPAAPEDAGPSRNQAPAPATGIAPAPATGIAPAPATGIAPAPATGIAPAPATGIAPASATGTAPATAPAPDTGRRVAVIRGEHTAEIPVHLLFRDDTVPVPPVSAADPPAPRTAPRTVARPPQQAGARPAVAAPARPATPVDPRISERPGPVMAGATAVAAGLLALLGCGAVIWWAGVLPRSLTALLRLPAYPYHGITLGQWGLITLAVSAAVLAFGGLVRGQVGYAWVLSLFGDYRGTVRRTGLMWMSPLLLRRRVDLRLRHWRSAPMGAVDARGTALQVVVLVVWRIRDTARATLAVADHERYLREQVEAAMARVLSQLPADAFHEDAPTLRDAEAVGDALTRMLKAEAEPVGIEVYSAQPTRIEYAPEVAAAMRRRRVAAIDAQHRDSVLTSVVDAVDDTVQRLTSRGLVELDAYERKALVKDLTVAFYTGRGTGEGA is encoded by the coding sequence ATGAGCATGCAGACCCCGACCCAGACCCCGACCCAGACCCCGACCCAGACCCCGACCCAGACCCCGACCCAGGCCCCGGCTCAGACCCCGGCCCAGGCCCCGGCCCAGGCCCCGGCCCAGGGCCCGGCCGCCCCCGAGGACGCAGGCCCCTCCCGAAACCAGGCGCCCGCTCCCGCGACCGGTATCGCGCCCGCTCCCGCGACCGGTATCGCGCCCGCTCCCGCGACCGGCATCGCGCCCGCTCCCGCGACCGGCATCGCGCCCGCTCCCGCGACCGGCATCGCCCCCGCCTCCGCGACCGGTACCGCCCCCGCCACCGCCCCCGCGCCGGACACCGGGCGCAGGGTGGCCGTGATCCGTGGCGAGCACACCGCCGAGATCCCGGTCCATCTGCTGTTCCGCGACGACACCGTGCCCGTCCCTCCCGTCTCCGCCGCCGATCCGCCCGCCCCGCGCACCGCCCCGCGCACCGTCGCGCGACCGCCCCAGCAGGCGGGCGCGCGCCCGGCGGTGGCCGCGCCGGCCAGGCCCGCGACCCCGGTCGATCCGCGCATCTCGGAACGGCCGGGCCCGGTGATGGCCGGTGCCACGGCGGTGGCGGCCGGGCTCCTCGCGCTCCTGGGGTGCGGCGCGGTGATCTGGTGGGCGGGTGTCCTGCCGCGTTCCCTCACCGCGCTGCTGCGCCTTCCGGCGTACCCGTACCACGGGATCACGCTGGGGCAGTGGGGGCTGATCACGCTCGCGGTGAGCGCGGCGGTCCTCGCTTTCGGCGGGCTCGTACGGGGCCAGGTCGGCTACGCCTGGGTGCTCTCGCTCTTCGGTGACTACCGGGGCACCGTGCGGCGTACGGGTCTGATGTGGATGAGCCCGCTGCTGCTGCGGCGCCGGGTCGATCTGCGGCTGCGGCACTGGCGCAGCGCGCCGATGGGCGCCGTCGACGCCCGGGGTACCGCGCTCCAGGTGGTGGTGCTCGTGGTGTGGCGGATCAGGGACACCGCGCGGGCCACCCTCGCCGTCGCCGACCACGAGCGGTATCTGCGGGAGCAGGTGGAGGCGGCGATGGCCCGGGTGCTCTCGCAGCTGCCCGCCGACGCCTTCCACGAGGACGCGCCGACGCTGCGCGACGCCGAGGCGGTCGGCGACGCGCTGACCCGCATGCTGAAGGCGGAGGCGGAGCCGGTGGGCATCGAGGTGTACTCGGCGCAGCCGACCCGGATCGAGTACGCGCCGGAGGTGGCGGCGGCGATGCGGCGCCGGCGGGTCGCGGCCATCGACGCCCAGCACCGCGACTCGGTGCTGACGTCGGTCGTGGACGCGGTGGACGACACCGTGCAGCGGCTGACCTCGCGAGGGCTCGTGGAGCTCGACGCCTATGAGCGCAAGGCCCTTGTGAAGGACCTGACCGTCGCGTTCTACACGGGACGGGGGACGGGGGAGGGGGCCTGA
- a CDS encoding MFS transporter, translating to MPNSKSTSTSALRAGRKEWIAFTVLLLPLLLVSMDVSVLYFALPSISRELDPTATQQLWIIDVYAFALAGLLITMGSLGDRIGRRRLLLFGAAAFGVASVTAAYATSADQLIAARALLGVGGATLMPSTMGLVRTMFRDDRQRGQAIGIWSAAMTGGIALGSVLSGIMLEHLWWGSVFLINVPAMVLLLMLAPVLVPESKDAAPGKFDVLSVPLSMGAVLPLVYGLKECAAEGFAWSYAACIAAGLVLGAVFVRRQLTRSSALIGRQLFIPGRGFGAAISLNTIAAFAMMGSAYFTTQYLQSVLDMSTMRAALWSVAPSLAIGGAAPAASAAARKVNRAYVIATGFAVAAAGYALLALTGTDSLWLVLAGTAVIGSGIVTVMALVSDMALASAPVAKAGSAASLLETGQEFGGALGMAVLGSIGTAVYRSDMPASAPVAARRTLGAAVAGADHALADLARDAFVHGMRYAAVGATLVLAIAAVLAVGLLRGPARAADAAALEQGAGAGAPAPSTGAGADAVDAGVAAPGPVAQPVA from the coding sequence ATGCCGAACTCGAAGAGCACCAGCACGAGCGCGCTCCGCGCCGGGCGCAAGGAATGGATCGCGTTCACGGTCCTTCTGCTGCCCCTCCTCCTCGTCTCGATGGACGTCTCCGTCCTGTACTTCGCGCTCCCCTCCATCAGCCGCGAACTCGACCCCACCGCCACGCAGCAGCTGTGGATCATCGATGTGTACGCCTTCGCGCTCGCCGGGCTGCTGATCACGATGGGCTCGCTCGGCGACCGGATCGGGCGCCGCAGGCTGCTCCTGTTCGGGGCCGCCGCCTTCGGCGTCGCCTCGGTGACCGCCGCGTACGCCACCAGCGCCGACCAGCTCATCGCCGCTCGCGCGCTGCTCGGCGTCGGCGGGGCCACCCTGATGCCCTCGACGATGGGCCTGGTGCGCACCATGTTCCGCGACGACAGGCAGCGCGGGCAGGCGATCGGCATCTGGTCGGCGGCCATGACGGGCGGGATCGCGCTCGGCTCGGTGCTCAGCGGGATCATGCTGGAGCACCTGTGGTGGGGCTCGGTCTTCCTCATCAACGTGCCGGCGATGGTGCTGCTCCTGATGCTTGCGCCGGTGCTGGTACCGGAGTCCAAGGACGCGGCGCCGGGGAAGTTCGACGTGCTGAGCGTGCCGCTCTCGATGGGCGCGGTGCTGCCGCTGGTGTACGGGCTCAAGGAGTGCGCGGCCGAAGGCTTCGCCTGGTCGTACGCGGCGTGCATCGCGGCGGGGCTGGTACTGGGCGCGGTCTTCGTACGCCGTCAGCTCACCCGGAGCTCGGCGCTGATCGGCCGCCAACTGTTCATCCCGGGGCGGGGGTTCGGCGCCGCGATCTCGCTGAACACGATCGCCGCGTTCGCGATGATGGGTTCGGCGTACTTCACCACCCAGTACCTCCAGTCGGTGCTCGACATGAGCACGATGCGGGCCGCGCTGTGGAGCGTCGCCCCTTCGCTCGCCATCGGCGGCGCCGCCCCCGCCGCGTCCGCCGCCGCGCGGAAGGTCAACCGGGCCTACGTCATCGCCACGGGCTTCGCGGTCGCCGCGGCCGGGTATGCCCTGCTCGCCCTGACCGGCACGGACTCGCTGTGGCTCGTGCTGGCCGGGACCGCGGTCATCGGGAGCGGCATCGTCACGGTGATGGCGCTGGTCTCCGACATGGCGCTGGCCTCGGCCCCGGTCGCGAAGGCGGGCTCGGCCGCGTCGCTCCTGGAGACCGGGCAGGAGTTCGGCGGCGCGCTCGGGATGGCGGTGCTCGGCTCGATCGGCACGGCGGTCTACCGCTCGGACATGCCGGCATCGGCGCCGGTGGCCGCCCGCCGGACCCTGGGCGCGGCGGTGGCCGGCGCCGACCACGCCCTGGCGGACCTCGCCCGGGACGCCTTCGTGCACGGCATGCGGTACGCGGCGGTCGGCGCCACGCTGGTCCTGGCCATCGCGGCGGTGCTGGCGGTGGGACTGCTGCGGGGCCCGGCGCGGGCGGCGGACGCGGCGGCGCTGGAGCAGGGGGCCGGTGCCGGGGCCCCGGCCCCGAGTACGGGTGCGGGTGCGGATGCGGTGGATGCGGGTGTGGCGGCACCGGGCCCGGTCGCGCAACCGGTCGCCTGA
- a CDS encoding amino acid ABC transporter ATP-binding protein, whose protein sequence is MSADTQIETPLKKRSGTELIRFENVTKRFGDNTVLDDLCFTARKGRHVTLIGPSGSGKTTILRLLMTLETPDSGTIQVNGSRLFPAGEKERREARKKIGMVFQQFNLFPNMSVLRNITEAPVRVLGLSPDEAEARARELLDLVGLGDKRDAKPVQLSGGQQQRVAIARALAMRPEVLLLDEVTSALDPELVAGVLDLLRDIARTTDITMLCVTHEMSFARDISDEVMMFDAGKVIESGPPEQIFGAPEHERTREFLGAIA, encoded by the coding sequence TTGTCCGCTGACACCCAGATCGAGACGCCCCTGAAGAAGCGGAGCGGCACCGAGCTGATCCGCTTCGAGAACGTCACCAAACGCTTCGGCGACAACACCGTCCTCGACGACCTCTGCTTCACCGCCCGCAAGGGCAGGCACGTCACGCTGATCGGCCCCTCGGGCTCCGGCAAGACCACGATCCTGCGGCTGCTCATGACCCTGGAGACCCCGGACTCGGGGACCATCCAGGTCAACGGGAGCCGGTTGTTCCCCGCGGGCGAGAAGGAGCGCAGAGAGGCCCGCAAGAAGATCGGCATGGTCTTCCAGCAGTTCAACCTGTTCCCCAACATGAGCGTGCTGCGCAACATCACCGAGGCGCCGGTGCGCGTGCTCGGCCTGTCCCCCGACGAGGCCGAGGCGCGCGCCCGCGAACTGCTCGACCTGGTGGGGCTCGGCGACAAGCGCGACGCCAAGCCCGTCCAGCTGTCCGGCGGGCAGCAGCAGCGCGTCGCGATCGCGCGGGCGCTGGCGATGCGGCCGGAGGTGCTGCTCCTGGACGAGGTGACCTCCGCGCTCGACCCGGAGCTGGTGGCGGGCGTCCTCGATCTGCTGCGCGACATCGCCCGCACCACGGACATCACCATGCTCTGCGTCACCCACGAGATGAGCTTCGCGCGGGACATCTCGGACGAGGTGATGATGTTCGACGCGGGCAAGGTCATCGAGTCGGGCCCGCCGGAGCAGATCTTCGGTGCGCCGGAGCACGAGCGCACCCGGGAGTTCCTGGGCGCGATCGCGTGA
- a CDS encoding SGNH/GDSL hydrolase family protein, whose amino-acid sequence MKPRFLLVALAAVSALLGVPAAPALAAAPGAPAGMSAVGPPGPGPAGPGTAVPATRGAPRFREYVALGDSWSADVTVLGIDATYAPAGCAQSTWNYPKQVARRLGVAVFRDATCGGATTAEMTAPQDVGRFPLLAEGVNPAQFDRLTPTTDLVTVGIGGNDIGLAAAVVGCVDPVPAPLAGPCRARYTRADGTDVMSHRIADTESRITDVLAGIRRRSPHATILVVDYLAGVATDHGCYPLVPIHDEDLAWFGARLKELNGMLARAAAQSGASFVDTYRGSRGHDVCEPIGTRWVEGLVPLSTNPPGLAVPFHPNRSGADHQAATVLESLGG is encoded by the coding sequence GTGAAGCCCCGTTTCCTTCTTGTCGCCCTCGCCGCCGTCTCCGCCCTCCTCGGCGTCCCGGCCGCCCCGGCTCTGGCCGCCGCGCCCGGCGCACCCGCCGGGATGTCCGCCGTCGGCCCGCCAGGCCCGGGTCCGGCCGGACCCGGTACAGCCGTCCCCGCCACTCGTGGCGCCCCCCGCTTCCGTGAATACGTCGCCCTCGGTGACTCCTGGTCCGCCGATGTCACCGTGCTCGGGATCGACGCCACCTACGCCCCGGCCGGCTGCGCCCAGAGCACCTGGAACTACCCCAAGCAGGTCGCCCGCCGGCTCGGCGTCGCCGTGTTCCGGGACGCGACCTGCGGCGGCGCGACCACCGCCGAGATGACCGCGCCGCAGGACGTCGGCCGTTTCCCGCTGCTCGCCGAGGGTGTGAACCCGGCCCAGTTCGACCGGCTCACCCCCACCACCGACCTCGTCACCGTGGGCATCGGCGGCAACGACATCGGGCTCGCCGCCGCCGTCGTCGGGTGCGTCGACCCGGTGCCCGCCCCGCTGGCCGGCCCGTGCCGTGCCCGTTACACCCGCGCCGACGGCACGGACGTCATGTCTCACCGGATCGCCGACACCGAGTCCCGGATCACCGACGTCCTCGCGGGCATCAGGCGGCGTTCGCCCCACGCCACGATCCTGGTCGTCGACTATCTGGCCGGCGTCGCGACCGACCACGGCTGCTACCCCCTGGTGCCCATCCACGACGAGGACCTGGCCTGGTTCGGCGCCCGGCTCAAGGAGTTGAACGGGATGCTCGCCCGCGCCGCAGCCCAAAGCGGTGCCTCCTTCGTCGACACCTACCGGGGCAGCCGTGGACACGACGTCTGCGAGCCCATCGGCACCCGGTGGGTGGAGGGCCTGGTGCCGCTCTCCACCAACCCGCCCGGCCTCGCCGTCCCGTTCCACCCCAACCGCTCCGGAGCCGACCACCAGGCCGCAACTGTGCTGGAGTCCCTGGGCGGTTGA
- a CDS encoding HAD family hydrolase, which translates to MIKPIELVIFDCDGVLVDSERIAVRIQIALGAELGWPLTQADVVDRFIGRSRESICEQIAQRLGEETAALWWKQLIQRHREAVDAGLEAVDGVPEALAEITLPVCVASSGSHEKMRHTLGVTGLHDRFAGRVFSSTEVARGKPAPDLFLHAARRMGVDPAACAVVEDSRPGVQAARAAGMRAFGYAGGFTPAERLEGPGTIVFHDMRELPGLIKGQ; encoded by the coding sequence ATGATCAAGCCGATAGAACTCGTCATATTCGACTGCGACGGTGTGCTCGTCGACAGTGAACGCATCGCCGTGCGTATCCAGATCGCGCTGGGAGCGGAGCTCGGCTGGCCGCTGACGCAGGCAGACGTCGTCGACCGGTTCATCGGGCGCTCACGGGAATCCATCTGCGAACAGATCGCCCAGCGCCTGGGGGAGGAGACCGCCGCCCTCTGGTGGAAGCAGCTGATCCAGCGCCACCGGGAGGCGGTGGACGCAGGGCTCGAGGCCGTGGACGGGGTGCCCGAGGCGCTGGCCGAGATCACCCTGCCGGTCTGCGTAGCCTCCAGCGGCTCCCACGAGAAGATGCGCCACACGCTCGGCGTCACCGGACTCCACGACCGGTTCGCGGGCCGCGTCTTCAGCTCCACCGAGGTCGCCCGGGGCAAGCCGGCCCCCGACCTCTTCCTGCATGCGGCACGGCGGATGGGCGTCGATCCCGCGGCCTGCGCCGTGGTCGAGGACAGCCGCCCCGGCGTCCAGGCCGCCCGCGCCGCCGGGATGCGCGCCTTCGGCTACGCGGGCGGATTCACCCCGGCCGAACGACTCGAAGGCCCCGGCACCATCGTCTTCCACGACATGCGCGAACTCCCCGGCCTCATCAAGGGGCAGTAG